A stretch of Desulfomonilia bacterium DNA encodes these proteins:
- a CDS encoding type II toxin-antitoxin system HicB family antitoxin gives MQIFEPTAVFRKEKDGGYYVFCREVEGVFSQGDTLEEARAMITDALNGVIRSVLDDNLENYFNAAEYKPKKADIIERINIDPLLQAAVTLRMAREKASLTQKKAAELSGLKQQTISRYERGQVEPSAGKFFRLLHLYAA, from the coding sequence ATGCAAATATTTGAGCCGACAGCGGTATTCAGAAAAGAAAAGGACGGCGGATATTATGTGTTCTGCCGTGAGGTTGAAGGCGTGTTTTCTCAGGGTGATACCCTGGAAGAAGCCCGGGCCATGATAACCGATGCTCTTAATGGAGTCATTCGCTCTGTTCTTGATGATAATCTTGAAAACTATTTTAACGCCGCCGAATATAAGCCGAAAAAGGCCGATATCATTGAGCGCATCAACATCGACCCGCTTTTGCAGGCTGCCGTGACCTTGCGCATGGCAAGGGAAAAGGCCTCACTTACGCAGAAAAAGGCGGCGGAATTATCGGGCTTAAAGCAGCAGACCATATCTCGATATGAACGAGGCCAGGTAGAGCCTTCGGCCGGAAAATTTTTCAGACTGCTTCATC